The proteins below are encoded in one region of Amycolatopsis magusensis:
- a CDS encoding DUF1761 domain-containing protein, translating to MLTEINYLAVLTATVAAFVASSAYYAVLGTQGGETRPWQIAAELVRSATLSLVLAGLVTHFDLRFGPALVLALVLWAGFPAVLLSGSMLWEKVAWRIAAGHAGDWLLKLLLLTTIVSLWR from the coding sequence GTGCTCACCGAGATCAACTACCTCGCCGTGCTCACCGCGACCGTCGCGGCCTTCGTCGCCAGCTCCGCCTACTACGCCGTCCTCGGCACCCAGGGCGGCGAAACCCGGCCCTGGCAGATCGCCGCCGAACTCGTGCGCAGCGCCACCCTCAGCCTCGTGCTCGCCGGTCTCGTCACCCACTTCGACCTGCGCTTCGGCCCCGCACTGGTCCTCGCCCTCGTGCTCTGGGCCGGCTTCCCGGCCGTCCTGCTTTCCGGCTCCATGCTCTGGGAGAAGGTCGCCTGGCGCATCGCCGCGGGCCACGCCGGCGACTGGCTGCTCAAGCTCCTCCTGCTCACCACCATCGTCAGCCTCTGGCGGTGA
- a CDS encoding S1 family peptidase yields MSRVRTFGAACAATATLAMTLLAGGTAAAGGAQPDIVGGGTAPSVPWGAQVYVNGNFNCSGTIIAARWVLTAEHCLGSSMSVRVGSNTLGAGTQVSVDQQRVSPVGDVALLHLTRAVNTTYITLGNADPAVGSTNQIYGWGRTTPTGPASSVLKTANVQVTGRSTDAYGGPAIQSRGINGAAWKGDSGGPQVSGGRQVGVASTVQNQGGSNPTGTNNYASVASSRSWISQTAGV; encoded by the coding sequence GTGAGCCGAGTCCGTACCTTTGGCGCTGCCTGCGCCGCCACGGCCACCCTCGCCATGACCCTGCTCGCCGGCGGGACCGCCGCCGCGGGCGGTGCGCAGCCGGACATCGTCGGCGGTGGGACCGCCCCGTCCGTGCCGTGGGGCGCGCAGGTCTACGTCAACGGCAACTTCAACTGCTCGGGCACGATCATCGCGGCCCGGTGGGTGCTCACCGCGGAGCACTGCCTGGGCAGCTCGATGAGCGTGCGGGTGGGCAGCAACACCCTCGGCGCGGGTACGCAGGTCAGTGTGGACCAGCAGCGGGTGTCGCCGGTCGGGGACGTGGCGCTGCTGCACCTGACCAGGGCGGTCAACACCACCTACATCACGCTGGGCAACGCGGATCCGGCGGTGGGTTCGACCAACCAGATCTACGGCTGGGGCCGCACCACGCCGACGGGGCCGGCTTCGTCGGTGCTGAAGACAGCCAACGTGCAGGTCACCGGGCGGTCGACCGACGCCTACGGTGGTCCGGCCATCCAGAGCCGGGGCATCAACGGTGCGGCGTGGAAGGGTGACTCGGGCGGCCCGCAGGTTTCGGGTGGTCGTCAGGTGGGGGTGGCCTCGACGGTGCAGAACCAGGGTGGCAGCAACCCGACCGGGACGAACAACTACGCGAGTGTGGCGAGCAGCCGGTCCTGGATCAGCCAGACGGCCGGCGTGTGA
- a CDS encoding glycerophosphodiester phosphodiesterase family protein, whose translation METSHPYLAEPLPRALAHRGWHLDELADMENSLSAFRRAVAEGYRYVETDVHATSDGVAVAQHDAALDRTTDRSGLVASLPWAQVKQAKIGGREGISRLEDVLEELPETRFNVDLKTDAVVEPFVRVLQRMDAFDRVAAASFSDARLARVRRLAGPRLLTALGPRSAGVLWANGWLPFLRLGFLSRGAMAQVPVRQGRLTVVDRSFVRAAGYAGVEVHCWTIDDAEEMRSLLDLGVKGLVTDRPDVLRDVLVDRGVWEPA comes from the coding sequence GTGGAGACCAGTCACCCGTACCTCGCCGAGCCGCTCCCCCGTGCCCTCGCCCACCGCGGGTGGCACCTGGACGAGCTGGCCGACATGGAGAATTCGCTGTCGGCGTTCCGGCGGGCGGTGGCCGAGGGTTACCGGTACGTGGAGACCGATGTGCACGCGACCTCGGACGGGGTGGCGGTGGCGCAGCACGACGCGGCGCTGGACCGGACGACGGATCGGTCGGGGCTGGTCGCTTCGCTGCCGTGGGCGCAGGTGAAGCAGGCGAAGATCGGTGGCCGTGAGGGGATTTCGCGGCTGGAGGACGTGCTGGAGGAGCTGCCGGAGACGCGGTTCAACGTCGATCTGAAGACCGATGCGGTGGTGGAGCCGTTCGTGCGGGTGCTTCAGCGGATGGACGCGTTCGACCGGGTGGCGGCGGCGTCCTTCTCCGACGCGCGGCTGGCCAGGGTGCGGCGGCTGGCGGGGCCGCGGTTGCTAACCGCGCTGGGGCCGCGGTCGGCGGGGGTGTTGTGGGCGAACGGCTGGCTGCCGTTCCTGCGGCTGGGGTTCCTGAGCCGGGGTGCGATGGCGCAGGTGCCGGTGCGGCAGGGGCGGTTGACGGTGGTGGACCGCTCGTTCGTGCGGGCGGCGGGGTATGCCGGGGTCGAGGTGCACTGCTGGACCATCGACGACGCCGAGGAGATGCGGTCGTTGCTGGACCTCGGGGTGAAGGGGCTGGTGACCGACCGGCCGGACGTGCTGCGTGACGTGCTGGTCGACCGCGGCGTGTGGGAACCCGCCTAG